Proteins encoded within one genomic window of Drosophila willistoni isolate 14030-0811.24 chromosome XL unlocalized genomic scaffold, UCI_dwil_1.1 Seg141, whole genome shotgun sequence:
- the LOC6648747 gene encoding dual specificity protein phosphatase 13 isoform X1, with amino-acid sequence MSWRYALSTDRYTSSIGDRYSPLYYQSPSRLETSEQTTGRQLQRVLHYSMAPTRALPGLRRAECAIHDVDCDEVYPGIFIGDAAAAKSKTYLRMMGITHVLNAAEGCRYGQVDTGHSYYRDMPSVRRQHKVCVFRYMGFPMIDAPTTDISRYFYVAAKFIDSAISSGGKILVHCLVGMSRSATCVLAYLMICRKMSAVDAIRTVRMRRDIRPNDGFLQQLADLDMELKRKNFYPY; translated from the exons ATGTCATGGAGATATGCG CTATCCACGGACAGATACACCAGCAGCATTGGCGATAGATATAGTCCTCTTTATTATCAG tcgcCAAGTCGTCTGGAGACCTCCGAACAGACAACAGGACGTCAGCTGCAACGAGTCCTTCACTACTCGATGGCTCCCACACGGGCTTTGCCCGGCTTGAGGAGAGCCGAATGCGCCATTCACGATGTTGACTGTGATGAAGTGTATCCGGGCATTTTTATAGGCGATGC TGCGGCGGCTAAAAGTAAAACGTATCTGAGAATGATGGGCATCACACATGTGCTAAATGCAGCGGAAGGCTGTCGCTATGGTCAGGTGGATACTGGACACAGTTACTATCGTGATATGCCGAGTGTTAG ACGCCAACATAAGGTTTGTGTTTTTAGGTATATGGGCTTCCCCATGATCGATGCCCCAACGACAGATATATCGCGTTACTTCTATGTGGCGGCCAAATTCATTGACAGTGCCATCAGCAGCGGCG GTAAAATTCTCGTCCACTGTCTTGTGGGGATGTCACGATCAGCCACTTGTGTTTTGGCCTATTTGATGATCTGTCGCAAAATGTCAGCCGTCGATGCAATACGCACGGTTCGCATGCGTCGCGATATTAGGCCAAATGATGGATTTTTACAACAATTGGCCGACTTGGATATGGAACTGAAGCGCAAAAATTTCTATCCCTattaa
- the LOC6648747 gene encoding dual specificity protein phosphatase 13 isoform X2, with protein sequence MSWRYALSTDRYTSSIGDRYSPLYYQSPSRLETSEQTTGRQLQRVLHYSMAPTRALPGLRRAECAIHDVDCDEVYPGIFIGDAAAAKSKTYLRMMGITHVLNAAEGCRYGQVDTGHSYYRDMPSVRYMGFPMIDAPTTDISRYFYVAAKFIDSAISSGGKILVHCLVGMSRSATCVLAYLMICRKMSAVDAIRTVRMRRDIRPNDGFLQQLADLDMELKRKNFYPY encoded by the exons ATGTCATGGAGATATGCG CTATCCACGGACAGATACACCAGCAGCATTGGCGATAGATATAGTCCTCTTTATTATCAG tcgcCAAGTCGTCTGGAGACCTCCGAACAGACAACAGGACGTCAGCTGCAACGAGTCCTTCACTACTCGATGGCTCCCACACGGGCTTTGCCCGGCTTGAGGAGAGCCGAATGCGCCATTCACGATGTTGACTGTGATGAAGTGTATCCGGGCATTTTTATAGGCGATGC TGCGGCGGCTAAAAGTAAAACGTATCTGAGAATGATGGGCATCACACATGTGCTAAATGCAGCGGAAGGCTGTCGCTATGGTCAGGTGGATACTGGACACAGTTACTATCGTGATATGCCGAGTGTTAG GTATATGGGCTTCCCCATGATCGATGCCCCAACGACAGATATATCGCGTTACTTCTATGTGGCGGCCAAATTCATTGACAGTGCCATCAGCAGCGGCG GTAAAATTCTCGTCCACTGTCTTGTGGGGATGTCACGATCAGCCACTTGTGTTTTGGCCTATTTGATGATCTGTCGCAAAATGTCAGCCGTCGATGCAATACGCACGGTTCGCATGCGTCGCGATATTAGGCCAAATGATGGATTTTTACAACAATTGGCCGACTTGGATATGGAACTGAAGCGCAAAAATTTCTATCCCTattaa
- the LOC6648747 gene encoding dual specificity protein phosphatase 13 isoform X3 gives MSWRYASPSRLETSEQTTGRQLQRVLHYSMAPTRALPGLRRAECAIHDVDCDEVYPGIFIGDAAAAKSKTYLRMMGITHVLNAAEGCRYGQVDTGHSYYRDMPSVRRQHKVCVFRYMGFPMIDAPTTDISRYFYVAAKFIDSAISSGGKILVHCLVGMSRSATCVLAYLMICRKMSAVDAIRTVRMRRDIRPNDGFLQQLADLDMELKRKNFYPY, from the exons ATGTCATGGAGATATGCG tcgcCAAGTCGTCTGGAGACCTCCGAACAGACAACAGGACGTCAGCTGCAACGAGTCCTTCACTACTCGATGGCTCCCACACGGGCTTTGCCCGGCTTGAGGAGAGCCGAATGCGCCATTCACGATGTTGACTGTGATGAAGTGTATCCGGGCATTTTTATAGGCGATGC TGCGGCGGCTAAAAGTAAAACGTATCTGAGAATGATGGGCATCACACATGTGCTAAATGCAGCGGAAGGCTGTCGCTATGGTCAGGTGGATACTGGACACAGTTACTATCGTGATATGCCGAGTGTTAG ACGCCAACATAAGGTTTGTGTTTTTAGGTATATGGGCTTCCCCATGATCGATGCCCCAACGACAGATATATCGCGTTACTTCTATGTGGCGGCCAAATTCATTGACAGTGCCATCAGCAGCGGCG GTAAAATTCTCGTCCACTGTCTTGTGGGGATGTCACGATCAGCCACTTGTGTTTTGGCCTATTTGATGATCTGTCGCAAAATGTCAGCCGTCGATGCAATACGCACGGTTCGCATGCGTCGCGATATTAGGCCAAATGATGGATTTTTACAACAATTGGCCGACTTGGATATGGAACTGAAGCGCAAAAATTTCTATCCCTattaa
- the LOC6648747 gene encoding dual specificity protein phosphatase 13 isoform X4, whose product MSWRYASPSRLETSEQTTGRQLQRVLHYSMAPTRALPGLRRAECAIHDVDCDEVYPGIFIGDAAAAKSKTYLRMMGITHVLNAAEGCRYGQVDTGHSYYRDMPSVRYMGFPMIDAPTTDISRYFYVAAKFIDSAISSGGKILVHCLVGMSRSATCVLAYLMICRKMSAVDAIRTVRMRRDIRPNDGFLQQLADLDMELKRKNFYPY is encoded by the exons ATGTCATGGAGATATGCG tcgcCAAGTCGTCTGGAGACCTCCGAACAGACAACAGGACGTCAGCTGCAACGAGTCCTTCACTACTCGATGGCTCCCACACGGGCTTTGCCCGGCTTGAGGAGAGCCGAATGCGCCATTCACGATGTTGACTGTGATGAAGTGTATCCGGGCATTTTTATAGGCGATGC TGCGGCGGCTAAAAGTAAAACGTATCTGAGAATGATGGGCATCACACATGTGCTAAATGCAGCGGAAGGCTGTCGCTATGGTCAGGTGGATACTGGACACAGTTACTATCGTGATATGCCGAGTGTTAG GTATATGGGCTTCCCCATGATCGATGCCCCAACGACAGATATATCGCGTTACTTCTATGTGGCGGCCAAATTCATTGACAGTGCCATCAGCAGCGGCG GTAAAATTCTCGTCCACTGTCTTGTGGGGATGTCACGATCAGCCACTTGTGTTTTGGCCTATTTGATGATCTGTCGCAAAATGTCAGCCGTCGATGCAATACGCACGGTTCGCATGCGTCGCGATATTAGGCCAAATGATGGATTTTTACAACAATTGGCCGACTTGGATATGGAACTGAAGCGCAAAAATTTCTATCCCTattaa